From the Desulfocurvibacter africanus subsp. africanus DSM 2603 genome, one window contains:
- a CDS encoding PhzF family phenazine biosynthesis protein: MELPIYQVDAFTGKVFAGNPAAICPLDEPLDAQLMQAIAMENNLSETAFFYPEGQNFRLRWFTPVSEIDLCGHATLASAWVLFEELGYDRPEIRFETQSGPLFVSRDIEAGLLRMDFPTWTPQPITPPRALLDGLRGPEPLEVLATRDWLVVYKNEEDVLRLNPDMESLKALDRLGVIITAKGGPISNADFVSRFFVPGEGIPEDPVTGSAHSTLIPYWSPRLGKQAMRAVQLSQRRGELFCEHNGERVAISGHAVLYMRGSIYV, encoded by the coding sequence ATGGAACTGCCCATCTATCAGGTCGACGCTTTTACGGGAAAAGTCTTTGCCGGCAACCCGGCCGCGATCTGCCCACTCGATGAACCCCTCGATGCGCAGCTCATGCAGGCTATCGCCATGGAGAACAACCTCTCCGAAACAGCCTTCTTTTATCCCGAAGGTCAAAATTTTCGCCTGCGCTGGTTCACGCCCGTATCCGAAATAGACCTGTGCGGCCACGCCACCTTGGCCTCGGCCTGGGTGCTCTTCGAGGAGTTGGGCTACGACAGGCCCGAGATCCGCTTTGAAACCCAGAGCGGACCGCTCTTCGTCTCCCGCGACATCGAGGCCGGGCTGCTGCGCATGGACTTCCCGACCTGGACTCCCCAGCCGATCACGCCGCCCCGCGCCCTGCTGGACGGCTTGCGCGGCCCCGAGCCCTTGGAGGTGCTGGCCACCCGCGACTGGCTGGTGGTCTACAAGAATGAGGAAGACGTGCTGCGGCTGAATCCGGACATGGAATCGCTCAAGGCCCTGGACAGGCTGGGAGTCATCATCACGGCCAAGGGCGGCCCGATATCCAATGCGGATTTCGTGTCCCGCTTCTTCGTGCCCGGCGAGGGCATCCCCGAGGACCCCGTCACGGGCTCGGCCCATTCCACGCTCATCCCCTACTGGTCCCCGCGCCTGGGCAAGCAGGCCATGCGCGCCGTGCAGCTTTCCCAACGAAGGGGCGAGCTTTTCTGCGAGCACAATGGCGAGCGCGTGGCCATCTCCGGCCACGCCGTCCTGTACATGCGCGGCAGCATCTACGTGTAA